A stretch of the Gemmatimonadota bacterium genome encodes the following:
- a CDS encoding serine/threonine protein kinase, protein MSELQERVQAAVGSGYRVERELGGGGMSRVYLATEVALGRSVVIKLLAPELTSDVLAARFRREFQVTAVLGSTRHILPVLSTGTNGGLLYFITPYIEESLRHRLRREGRLQVEDAVRILTELGSALAFAHEKGIVHRDLKPENVLLSDGHAVLADFGISAVLARPATPPPGGDDARLTEGGIAVGTPGYMSPEQAAGDADIDGRSDLYSLAIIGYEMLTGAPPFTGDSPGAVTSAPLNAPPKPVRGSAPTRREAWRTR, encoded by the coding sequence GTGAGCGAGCTGCAGGAGCGCGTCCAGGCTGCCGTCGGAAGCGGATACCGCGTCGAGCGCGAGCTCGGCGGCGGCGGCATGAGTCGCGTCTACCTCGCGACGGAAGTCGCCCTCGGCCGTTCCGTCGTCATCAAGCTGCTGGCCCCCGAGCTCACGAGCGATGTGCTCGCCGCCCGATTCCGGCGCGAGTTCCAGGTGACGGCCGTCCTCGGCAGCACCCGGCACATCCTCCCCGTCCTCTCCACCGGGACCAATGGGGGGCTCCTCTACTTCATCACGCCCTACATCGAGGAGTCGTTGCGGCACCGCCTGCGGCGCGAGGGACGGCTCCAGGTCGAAGACGCCGTGCGCATCCTCACCGAGTTGGGGAGCGCCCTGGCCTTCGCGCACGAGAAGGGGATCGTGCACCGCGACCTCAAGCCCGAGAACGTCCTGCTCTCGGATGGACACGCCGTCCTTGCCGACTTCGGGATCTCGGCGGTGCTGGCGCGCCCCGCAACCCCTCCACCAGGCGGGGACGACGCGCGCCTGACGGAGGGAGGGATCGCCGTCGGGACCCCCGGCTACATGTCGCCGGAACAGGCCGCAGGCGACGCCGACATCGACGGGCGCTCGGACCTCTACTCGCTGGCGATCATCGGCTACGAGATGCTCACGGGCGCCCCGCCGTTCACGGGTGACTCACCGGGGGCGGTCACGTCGGCGCCCCTCAACGCGCCGCCAAAGCCGGTGCGGGGCTCCGCGCCGACACGCCGCGAGGCGTGGCGGACGCGTTAG